A genome region from Gouania willdenowi chromosome 9, fGouWil2.1, whole genome shotgun sequence includes the following:
- the LOC114469487 gene encoding uncharacterized protein LOC114469487 encodes MTAQVSSVGRSSPGLERLTRRHGVKLCTGPGVSVEECSLAVGEVVGFGSVKSASRMNSAVVIFVESTEKANQLVESGVVIRGALTPVLPLGNPARKVLISNVPPFLKNSLLEKELSRHGQIVSPIKLIPLGCKSPKLRHVVSFRRQVFMVLSGKQEINVIMRFRIDEFDYTVHVSSDNLKCFGCGAEGHLIRSCPDGGGARRSADAEAPPPVSVGGLRVGQRDLDIRDSEMRGEALKSTVTEGALIHSVSQSTEREHGAPGGTHCSEVGAVGSHGEGSPASDSQKEDGSELAGVNVHTQPELGLTGLNGGLLEEEEGDVVMDEDFLKSSSKRKITEKIVKKFTKVSKVDTHGISHTDVTSPDMHTGSLDMHTCSQGAHTVIQDAHTDSQGAHTEIQDAHTDSQGAHTVLQDTHTGSRGAHTALSCAHTDSLDTPTLMEDTHADALDTHMVSQHALGDSVLTDSQATHTVLEEHSDSQDLLTPSQDAHADSQVIDAGAPSLCAGLGGDQQSQYSFQRIKSFLKDTKGMRLVRLEAYFSDLQVFHDSVGHFMRNPGNLGQDVFSEQEIFRLKKFLTKIRKRASQDDQF; translated from the exons ATGACAGCTCAGGTGAGCTCCGTGGGGCGGAGCAGCCCCGGGCTGGAGAGACTGACCCGGCGGCACGGCGTGAAGCTGTGTACGGGGCCGGGTGTCTCTGTGGAGGAATGTAGTTTGGCGGTGGGTGAAGTGGTGGGTTTCGGGAGCGTTAAATCGGCCTCACGTATGAACAGTGCGGTGGTGATCTTTGTGGAGAGCACGGAGAAGGCCAATCAGCTGGTGGAGAGTGGGGTGGTGATCCGCGGTGCTCTGACTCCGGTGTTACCGTTGGGGAACCCTGCGAGAAAGGTGTTGATCTCCAATGTTCCGCCGTTTTTGAAGAACAGTCTCCTTGAGAAGGAGCTGTCCCGGCACGGTCAGATAGTATCTCCAATTAAACTGATCCCATTGGGCTGCAAGTCTCCTAAACTGAGACATGTAGTGTCCTTTAGGAGGCAGGTGTTTATGGTCCTCAGCGGGAAGCAGGAGATAAATGTAATCATGAGATTCCGCATTGATGAGTTTGATTATACAGTTCATGTCAGTTCTGacaatttaaagtgttttgGATGCGGGGCAGAGGGACATCTCATCCGCTCGTGTCCGGACGGAGGTGGCGCGCGTCGATCTGCCGATGCAGAGGCTCCGCCTCCTGTCAGTGTGGGGGGGCTGCGTGTTGGTCAACGTGACCTCGATATCAGAGATTCGGAAATGCGGGGTGAAGCGCTCAAATCGACGGTCACTGAGGGAGCACTGATTCATTCTGTCTCACAgagcacagagagagagcacGGAGCACCGGGGGGCACACACTGTAGTGAGGTGGGAGCCGTCGGCTCACATGGGGAGGGGTCCCCTGCTAGTGACAGTCAGAAGGAGGATGGCAGTGAGCTGGCTGGGGTTAACGTTCACACTCAGCCAGAGCTAGGGCTCACTGGTCTGAATGGGGGTttactggaggaggaggagggagatgTGGTGATGGATGAGGATTTTCTGAAATCTTCATCGAAACGTAAAATTACAGAGAAGATTGTTAAAAAGTTCACTAAAGTTTCTAAGGTTGACACACATGGCATCTCACACACTGATGTCACTTCACCTGATATGCACACCGGTTCACTGGACATGCACACATGCTCACAGGgtgcacacacagtgatacaggacgcacacacagattcacagggtgcacacacagagatacaggacgcacacacag ATTCACAGGGTGCACACACAGTGctccaggacacacacacaggttcacGAGGCGCACACACGGCTTTAAGCTGCGCACACACAGATTCACTGGATACGCCCACACTTATGGAGGATACACACGCAGATGCACTAGATACACACATGGTTTCACAGCACGCACTTGGAGATTCGGTACTTACAGACTCGCAGGCCACGCACACAGTTTTGGAGGAGCACAGTGACTCACAGGACTTGCTCACACCCTCTCAGGATGCACACGCAGATTCACAGGTCATAGATGCAGGGGCCCCCTCCCTATGCGCTGGGTTAGGGGGTGACCAACAGAGCCAGTACTCCTTTCAGAGGATAAAATCCTTCCTCAAGGATACAAAGGGAATGAGGCTGGTTCGGCTTGAGGCTTATTTCTCGGACCTCCAGGTGTTCCATGACTCTGTGGGACACTTTATGAGGAACCCAGGAAACCTGGGGCAGGACGTGTTTTCGGAGCAGGAGATTTTTCGGTTAAAAAAGTTTCTGACCAAGATTAGAAAACGGGCCTCCCAAGATGATCAGTTTTAg